A single genomic interval of Scyliorhinus canicula chromosome 15, sScyCan1.1, whole genome shotgun sequence harbors:
- the LOC119978487 gene encoding immunoglobulin superfamily member 6-like — MALLMRLGKILFFYLQAASLHITGFAAQECTVAINQEPFIEGRLNRNMTISCNFTSFSCKGKAKVLWFRINTNKTINLCSGACSNTVTNGRFTLSDPRDIASLRIQQVTQNDSGMYYCGIAFQGSSFAKSKQTGNGTMVVVTGDMGSDLWLQSTLIIILSLYTICITFLLVQTIRSMKKANSAHNQDSNIPNEEQKSQVCKDLAMEFNRKYRNNNQQTTLQEVQSHCAETDNTIYQNA; from the exons ATGGCACTCCTGATGAGACTTGGAAAGATTCTCTTCTTTTACCTTCAAGCTGCCAGCCTTCACATAACAG GCTTTGCTGCTCAAGAATGTACTGTAGCCATCAACCAAGAACCTTTCATTGAAGGACGCTTGAACCGTAACATGACAATTAGCTGCAATTTCACTTCTTTCTCTTGCAAGGGGAAAGCTAAAGTGCTGTGGTTCAGGATCAACACCAACAAGACGATAAATCTGTGTTCGGGAGCCTGTTCAAACACAGTGACTAACGGGAGGTTTACTCTGTCCGACCCGAGAGACATTGCCTCCTTGAGAATTCAACAGGTCACCCAAAATGACAGTGGCATGTATTACTGTGGTATCGCCTTCCAGGGGTCCTCCTTCGCCAAGTCCAAACAAACGGGAAATGGTACAATGGTGGTGGTCACAG GTGACATGGGATCAGATCTATGGCTCCAATCAACACTGATAATCATTCTCTCCCTATACACCATCTGCATCACCTTTCTGCTCGTA CAAACCATCAGGTCAATGAAGAAGGCTAATTCTGCTCACAACCAAGACAGCAACATT CCTAACGAAGAGCAGAAGAGCCAAGTTTGCAAAGACCTTGCAATGGAGTTCAACAGAAAATACAGAAATAATAACCAGCAGACAACTTTA CAAGAGGTACAATCCCATTGTGCTGAGACCGACAACACCATCTATCAAAATGCCTGA